One window of Paenibacillus sp. FSL K6-3182 genomic DNA carries:
- a CDS encoding Cof-type HAD-IIB family hydrolase: MYKLIAIDVDDTLLTDDLTVTEGTKRAMEAAIAQGVTVTLATGRMFASAQKIAKQIELNVPIITYQGALVKTLLDGQVLYERNVPIDAAKELHAFAEENGLHLQLYVDDELYSTHDNDKIKAYSKLANIPYKIEPDFNKLLDFPMNKMLIIDDPARLDEIAEQLKPLIGDRVHITKSKAHYLEFMHKEGTKGHALKFMAEHLGCTMDQTIALGDAWNDNEMIIAAGLGVAMGNAIQSLKDIADYVTLSNNEEGVRHVIEKFVLNVTE, encoded by the coding sequence ATGTATAAACTTATCGCGATTGATGTTGACGACACGTTATTAACGGATGACCTAACCGTAACGGAAGGCACGAAGCGTGCCATGGAAGCTGCTATTGCCCAAGGTGTAACGGTTACACTGGCAACAGGCCGCATGTTTGCTTCCGCTCAAAAAATTGCTAAGCAAATTGAACTCAATGTTCCTATTATTACCTATCAAGGGGCACTCGTCAAAACACTGCTTGATGGACAAGTCCTGTATGAAAGAAACGTACCGATTGATGCGGCTAAAGAGCTTCACGCTTTCGCTGAAGAGAACGGCTTGCACCTGCAGCTTTACGTTGACGATGAGCTTTACAGCACTCATGACAATGACAAAATCAAAGCTTATTCTAAGCTTGCCAATATCCCTTACAAAATAGAGCCTGACTTCAACAAATTGCTCGACTTTCCGATGAACAAAATGCTTATTATCGATGATCCGGCTCGCCTCGATGAAATCGCTGAGCAGCTTAAGCCTCTAATCGGTGATCGCGTGCATATTACTAAATCCAAAGCGCACTATTTAGAGTTCATGCATAAGGAAGGCACTAAAGGGCATGCACTGAAATTTATGGCCGAGCATCTTGGCTGTACAATGGACCAAACAATCGCCCTTGGCGATGCATGGAATGATAATGAAATGATTATCGCTGCCGGACTTGGTGTAGCAATGGGCAACGCCATTCAATCTCTGAAGGACATTGCAGACTATGTAACGTTGTCAAATAACG
- a CDS encoding S41 family peptidase, whose protein sequence is MNYFTSAAAKQRFLTLCVMGAVLFTALGFAIGFFWMGNQYPMIKEPTFKQFTVSYNKIMNDYLNGAEPKKLINGAIAGMVSSLEDPYSRYLAEEKGSAYTQSYEGEIYGIGAELREEEGMFIITGLTKGAPAERGGLLTGDIILSVDNQKLAGKTFEELLGLVRGKEGTSVSLQIQRPNQVEPITLKLKREAIPVHTVTSELLEGGIGHVTISRFAEKTADEFEAAITELQAKQPLKGLLLDMRSNPGGLLQPTIKIASKLIPKNKVILNVVYKNERQTISYKSDQKKEWKVPIVVLVNGQSASASEVLTAALKESAGATVVGEKTYGKGVVQAFNQFKDGSVLSLTEAQWKTPGGTWINKTGVSPDFAVALPEYTKLRPLAIGTHMKIGSYGEDVKTLQMMLKELGYSLTGQEGMFDKQTAAALTKFQKAEKLEATGSFNDKTGYKLLERLREKLGREDSQLIKGLEVLKNGS, encoded by the coding sequence ATGAACTATTTTACATCAGCGGCAGCAAAACAAAGATTTCTGACTCTCTGCGTCATGGGAGCTGTATTATTTACTGCTCTTGGCTTTGCAATAGGGTTTTTCTGGATGGGGAATCAGTATCCGATGATCAAGGAGCCGACCTTTAAGCAATTTACGGTTTCATACAACAAAATTATGAATGACTATTTAAACGGAGCTGAGCCGAAGAAGCTGATTAATGGCGCAATTGCAGGCATGGTTAGCTCGCTTGAGGACCCGTATTCCCGATATTTGGCTGAGGAAAAGGGCAGTGCCTATACCCAGTCCTATGAGGGCGAAATATATGGAATTGGTGCTGAATTGCGCGAAGAGGAAGGCATGTTCATCATTACCGGGCTCACGAAGGGAGCTCCAGCCGAGCGAGGAGGCTTACTGACGGGCGATATCATTCTCTCGGTAGATAATCAGAAGCTGGCTGGAAAGACGTTTGAGGAGCTGCTTGGCCTTGTTAGAGGCAAGGAAGGAACATCAGTTTCGCTGCAGATTCAGCGCCCGAATCAAGTTGAGCCGATAACATTAAAGCTGAAGCGGGAAGCTATTCCAGTGCATACGGTAACGTCTGAGCTTCTTGAAGGCGGTATCGGGCATGTTACGATTAGCCGTTTCGCTGAGAAAACTGCGGATGAATTTGAAGCTGCAATTACGGAGCTGCAGGCGAAGCAGCCGCTTAAAGGATTGCTGCTGGATATGCGATCCAATCCCGGGGGATTGCTGCAGCCAACTATTAAGATTGCGAGCAAGCTTATACCAAAAAACAAGGTTATTTTGAATGTCGTGTACAAAAATGAGCGGCAAACGATTTCGTATAAGTCTGATCAGAAGAAGGAATGGAAAGTGCCGATTGTAGTACTCGTGAATGGACAATCTGCAAGCGCGAGCGAGGTGCTGACGGCTGCGTTAAAGGAATCAGCGGGAGCAACAGTTGTCGGTGAAAAAACGTATGGCAAAGGTGTTGTACAAGCTTTTAATCAGTTTAAGGACGGTTCTGTCTTAAGCTTAACGGAAGCGCAGTGGAAGACGCCGGGCGGCACTTGGATTAACAAAACAGGCGTTTCACCGGATTTTGCAGTAGCCCTTCCCGAATATACGAAACTAAGACCGCTTGCGATTGGTACACATATGAAGATAGGCAGCTATGGCGAGGATGTAAAGACGCTGCAGATGATGCTGAAGGAGCTCGGTTATTCTCTTACAGGACAAGAAGGCATGTTCGATAAACAAACAGCAGCAGCATTAACTAAGTTCCAAAAAGCCGAGAAGCTGGAGGCTACGGGCAGTTTCAATGACAAAACGGGGTATAAGCTGCTGGAGCGTCTACGCGAGAAGCTTGGACGCGAGGACAGTCAGCTGATTAAAGGGTTAGAGGTTCTCAAAAACGGCAGTTGA
- a CDS encoding DUF1450 domain-containing protein yields MKKIKYCKRNLKNGLEPVYKAMKNRYPDIKQKKSDCLGDCKTCKLECFVVVKSKTVSAPSAEKLYKRLKKMIG; encoded by the coding sequence ATGAAGAAGATTAAGTATTGCAAACGGAATCTCAAGAACGGTTTGGAGCCGGTTTATAAGGCGATGAAAAATCGATATCCGGATATTAAGCAGAAAAAAAGTGATTGCCTTGGCGATTGCAAAACCTGCAAGCTAGAGTGCTTCGTCGTGGTCAAGTCGAAGACGGTTAGCGCGCCGTCCGCAGAGAAGCTCTATAAGCGATTGAAAAAAATGATCGGGTAG
- a CDS encoding ferritin, which yields MNDGLAEALNEQMNFEFYSAHVYLAMAAYCSGESLDGFANFFIVQAEEERFHAMKIYKFLNDRGRRATLSALGEPNNEYSSILDTFEQGYGHEQQNTKRFYNLSDLAINDREHATINFLKWFIDEQVEEEALFDNIIHKLKRIDKDSNAFYMLDAEFAGRSFTPPAV from the coding sequence ATGAATGATGGATTAGCAGAAGCATTAAATGAACAGATGAATTTTGAATTTTATTCAGCGCATGTGTATCTGGCAATGGCGGCTTACTGTTCAGGTGAAAGTCTTGATGGTTTCGCTAACTTCTTCATTGTACAGGCTGAGGAAGAACGGTTTCATGCAATGAAAATATACAAGTTTCTGAATGACCGTGGTCGTCGTGCTACGCTGTCTGCTCTTGGAGAGCCGAATAACGAATACTCTTCCATTTTGGACACTTTCGAGCAAGGTTACGGACATGAGCAGCAAAATACAAAACGTTTCTATAATTTATCTGACCTTGCGATCAACGATCGCGAGCATGCAACGATCAACTTCCTCAAATGGTTTATCGATGAGCAGGTTGAAGAAGAGGCGTTGTTTGATAACATTATCCATAAGCTGAAACGCATCGACAAGGATAGCAATGCATTCTATATGCTTGATGCTGAGTTCGCTGGACGTTCCTTCACTCCTCCAGCAGTTTAA
- a CDS encoding Glu/Leu/Phe/Val dehydrogenase dimerization domain-containing protein produces the protein MDVWNQSYEQLIFLQDRSIGLKAIIAIDSTKLGPSLGGCRFWQYASDEAAVLDALRLAQGMTYKSAISGLPFGGGKAVILSQPGQSSREILFRALGQHIQNLQGSYITGMDLGTDVSDMDWVRLETPYVTDVSGSLGAVNDFTAKMTAYGVFLGIQASLKTVYGSENMQQKIIAVQGLGKVGYQLCRYLKHAGAELVVTDVDSKRVKKVVEEFGAIPCKPNVIMRIPCDVFSPCALGGILNDFTLGQLDCSIVAGAANNQLAESRHGEKLHELGILYAPDYVINAGGIIVTSVELIGGDAATAQQKVEKINGTLMNVFQAADEHGISTAAAANRIVEQLLKG, from the coding sequence TTGGATGTATGGAATCAAAGCTATGAGCAGCTCATCTTCCTCCAGGATCGTTCTATCGGTTTAAAGGCAATTATTGCAATAGACAGCACAAAGCTTGGTCCTTCCCTCGGCGGTTGCCGGTTTTGGCAATATGCCAGCGATGAAGCTGCTGTCCTCGATGCGCTGCGGTTAGCGCAGGGAATGACCTATAAATCAGCGATCTCAGGTTTGCCATTTGGCGGCGGCAAAGCTGTCATTCTAAGCCAACCCGGTCAAAGCTCGCGGGAAATATTGTTTCGGGCGCTAGGCCAGCATATTCAAAACCTGCAAGGAAGCTATATTACCGGTATGGATCTGGGTACAGATGTTTCGGATATGGACTGGGTTCGCCTCGAGACACCCTATGTAACTGATGTATCAGGATCGCTCGGTGCAGTAAATGATTTCACAGCTAAAATGACCGCATACGGCGTTTTCCTTGGCATTCAGGCCTCTCTCAAAACGGTTTACGGTTCCGAAAATATGCAGCAAAAAATCATTGCCGTTCAAGGATTAGGAAAAGTAGGCTATCAGCTATGCCGCTATTTAAAGCATGCGGGCGCAGAGCTCGTTGTAACGGACGTTGATTCAAAACGAGTGAAGAAGGTTGTCGAGGAGTTTGGGGCAATTCCTTGCAAGCCAAACGTCATTATGCGCATACCTTGCGATGTCTTCTCGCCATGTGCCTTAGGTGGCATCCTAAATGATTTTACATTAGGCCAGCTAGACTGCAGCATTGTTGCTGGGGCAGCGAACAATCAATTAGCCGAAAGCCGCCATGGCGAGAAGCTTCATGAGCTTGGCATTTTGTATGCACCAGATTATGTGATTAACGCAGGCGGCATCATCGTAACCTCTGTTGAGCTTATTGGCGGGGATGCTGCGACAGCACAGCAGAAGGTTGAGAAAATAAATGGTACACTGATGAACGTATTTCAAGCAGCTGACGAACATGGGATTTCTACCGCAGCAGCAGCCAATCGAATAGTGGAGCAATTGCTTAAAGGCTGA
- a CDS encoding phosphotransferase produces MKKDEIPLQLFPVAYSLLSTEALLSHIKAHYGIHEPARLHYFLRGMNDTYILETEQGKYIFRVYRADRRNQSEIAFELDLLNDLHAKGISVSVPIEKNDGTFINEFLVPEGMKYGVMFSFADGQEKRMQHPEDSRLFGASVAQIHQAADDFTSEHTRGELDLEHLIDKPLRIIKKHMENRKEDYQFLYELVMRLKDQLNIHLKAGLDFGICHGDLHGNTNVAFTENGTLTHYDFDICGYGWRAYDIAEFRLAREIHSRHDKDEVERLWDAFICGYREIRSIGENDIQAVPIFVALRQLWLFSLCFSESELIGAADFDDGFIDSKMEYFRNLV; encoded by the coding sequence ATGAAAAAGGATGAGATACCCTTGCAATTATTTCCTGTAGCATACTCGCTATTATCAACCGAAGCTTTATTGTCGCATATTAAAGCCCACTATGGCATTCATGAACCCGCTCGTCTGCACTATTTTCTGAGAGGGATGAACGATACTTATATTTTAGAGACGGAGCAAGGCAAATACATATTTAGAGTGTACCGAGCCGACCGGAGAAACCAATCAGAGATTGCTTTTGAATTAGATTTATTAAACGATCTTCATGCAAAAGGGATAAGCGTGTCCGTACCGATTGAGAAAAATGACGGCACATTTATTAATGAGTTTTTGGTCCCTGAGGGTATGAAGTACGGAGTAATGTTTAGTTTTGCTGATGGTCAAGAAAAGCGTATGCAGCATCCAGAAGACAGTCGTCTATTTGGCGCATCCGTTGCTCAAATTCATCAAGCTGCTGACGATTTCACCTCTGAGCACACAAGGGGAGAGCTCGATTTGGAGCATTTGATAGACAAACCGCTTCGCATAATTAAGAAACATATGGAAAATCGGAAAGAGGATTATCAATTTCTATATGAGCTGGTTATGCGCTTAAAAGATCAGCTTAACATTCATCTGAAAGCAGGGCTGGACTTTGGAATTTGTCATGGGGATTTGCATGGCAATACGAATGTCGCTTTTACGGAGAATGGGACATTGACGCATTATGATTTTGATATTTGCGGTTATGGCTGGCGAGCTTATGACATTGCAGAATTTAGACTGGCAAGAGAAATTCATAGCAGGCACGATAAAGATGAGGTTGAACGTCTTTGGGATGCATTTATTTGCGGATACAGAGAAATCAGATCTATAGGCGAAAATGATATTCAAGCTGTTCCGATATTCGTAGCGCTTAGGCAGCTTTGGCTCTTTAGCTTATGCTTCAGTGAATCTGAGTTGATCGGAGCAGCTGATTTTGATGACGGATTTATCGACAGCAAGATGGAGTATTTTAGAAATTTAGTGTAG
- a CDS encoding FAD-dependent oxidoreductase: MKEKKEITCVIIGGGYAGINALKTIRKTLQPELGAGKLRLILIDKQPYHLRKVLLFKPAVNDDNIVVPFGSLFPDGVEFIQGMVMTIEKRDKRLLYQDESGQEQHLKYDILILAAGSVIRQPDADQGGIALTGLASAAHIRELWHENLRKAVKETSRAERQRWMTVAVAGAGISGIESSAELVYALRKEASALGLDPSEVILYLLNAQDRLFQEGPAKVGMKLERLLKGSGVTVLHGRKAIREREGDLLLSDGEILKVGLCIWTLGLLPNPMLRSMGLPLTAHGRVIVDANYRVKEAPGIYSIGDCAQIVDPVSGLTDGMTCKEATAQADRLGKVITADVMGHSAPVHKSYIDFFCFGLGPERGMVWTRQWGLDIVITGKLGWKVRKMTWDYASLIK, encoded by the coding sequence ATGAAAGAGAAAAAGGAAATAACATGTGTCATTATTGGCGGCGGTTATGCAGGCATTAACGCCCTCAAGACAATACGAAAAACATTGCAGCCGGAATTAGGAGCTGGGAAGCTCCGTTTAATTCTGATTGATAAGCAGCCATACCATCTTCGGAAGGTATTGCTGTTCAAGCCGGCTGTTAATGATGATAATATTGTTGTTCCTTTTGGCAGCTTGTTTCCGGATGGCGTGGAATTTATTCAAGGAATGGTAATGACCATAGAAAAAAGGGATAAGCGGTTATTGTATCAAGATGAGAGCGGGCAGGAGCAGCATTTAAAATACGATATTCTCATTTTGGCAGCTGGAAGCGTTATTCGTCAGCCCGATGCCGATCAGGGCGGTATTGCCTTGACTGGACTCGCAAGCGCAGCTCATATTCGAGAGCTTTGGCATGAAAACTTGAGAAAAGCGGTAAAGGAAACAAGCCGTGCGGAGCGTCAAAGATGGATGACTGTTGCCGTTGCAGGGGCGGGGATAAGCGGAATCGAATCATCTGCTGAGCTTGTCTATGCTTTGCGTAAGGAAGCAAGTGCACTCGGACTTGATCCGTCAGAGGTGATTCTCTACTTGCTAAATGCGCAGGATAGATTATTTCAGGAGGGACCGGCAAAGGTTGGCATGAAGCTGGAGCGCTTGCTTAAGGGCAGCGGAGTGACCGTTCTGCATGGACGCAAAGCTATTCGTGAGAGGGAAGGGGATCTTCTCTTATCGGATGGTGAGATTTTAAAGGTCGGCTTATGTATTTGGACGCTTGGCTTGCTGCCTAATCCGATGCTCAGAAGCATGGGGCTGCCGCTTACCGCACATGGTCGAGTCATTGTGGACGCTAATTACCGTGTGAAAGAAGCACCTGGGATATACAGCATTGGCGACTGTGCTCAAATTGTTGACCCTGTGAGCGGGCTAACGGATGGGATGACGTGCAAGGAAGCGACTGCACAAGCAGATAGGCTGGGGAAGGTCATAACGGCAGATGTAATGGGTCATTCTGCACCTGTTCACAAGAGCTATATTGATTTTTTCTGTTTTGGTCTCGGGCCAGAGCGGGGAATGGTATGGACAAGGCAATGGGGCCTCGACATTGTCATAACGGGGAAGCTTGGATGGAAGGTACGGAAAATGACTTGGGATTATGCGAGTCTCATAAAATGA
- the sigJ gene encoding RNA polymerase sigma factor SigJ yields MKELYLQYKALLFKIAYQLTGSAADAEDIVQDVFVKAYDIDPESIAEPKAYLCKMATNRSLDLLKSARKQRERYVGPWLPEPIITEETDALDAVIHHDLLSYAMLVLLERLTPSERAVFVLREALGFDYSDIAKLIEKSEVNCRKLLSRARDKMGISEAEPVHAQPAGEEWVRRFVLELAEGNVKEVLSLLAEEVVLLSDGGGKVSAAIHPIKTRENVSRFLFGLVQKGPLADGSVKAELRILNGQTGLVLRSDKGIEGVTLFHVVQGGALHLYIVRNPDKLKLLKLYTGGSS; encoded by the coding sequence ATGAAAGAGCTTTACCTGCAATATAAAGCGCTTTTGTTCAAAATCGCATACCAGCTTACGGGTTCGGCTGCTGACGCTGAGGATATCGTGCAGGATGTTTTCGTGAAGGCATATGATATAGATCCAGAGAGCATAGCCGAGCCGAAAGCTTATTTGTGCAAAATGGCGACAAACCGCAGCTTGGATTTGCTAAAGTCTGCCCGAAAGCAGCGAGAGCGGTACGTTGGGCCGTGGCTCCCAGAACCCATTATTACAGAAGAGACGGATGCACTGGATGCCGTTATTCACCACGATTTGTTGTCTTATGCAATGCTGGTTTTGCTTGAACGGTTAACCCCCTCGGAGCGTGCCGTATTTGTGCTTCGTGAAGCGCTGGGCTTCGATTATTCGGATATTGCAAAGCTAATAGAAAAAAGCGAAGTCAATTGTCGAAAGCTGCTGAGCCGTGCGCGAGACAAAATGGGGATTTCCGAGGCTGAACCTGTTCATGCGCAGCCTGCAGGTGAAGAATGGGTTCGTCGTTTTGTATTGGAGCTTGCGGAGGGCAATGTGAAGGAGGTCCTTTCTCTGCTTGCAGAGGAGGTTGTACTCCTTTCAGATGGCGGAGGTAAAGTGTCTGCTGCTATTCATCCTATTAAAACACGCGAAAACGTTTCTCGGTTTCTATTCGGTTTGGTTCAAAAAGGACCACTTGCTGATGGCAGTGTGAAAGCCGAGCTTAGAATTCTGAACGGTCAGACGGGACTTGTTTTACGATCAGATAAAGGAATCGAGGGGGTTACTCTTTTCCATGTGGTGCAGGGGGGCGCACTCCATCTATACATTGTAAGAAATCCGGATAAGCTGAAACTGTTGAAATTGTATACTGGCGGATCATCATGA
- a CDS encoding 2,4'-dihydroxyacetophenone dioxygenase family protein, translated as MKLIDETVVKLAEAFQLPERIFKIDDLPWVPFDKNHTCYFKPLRFDLSTGTWIYLFKIKSNQVLGKHRHTGGSVIGYNIQGKWRYEGRDWAATPGTFIYEPPGDIHTLTTEDEEVLTLFILGGALQYFDDNDEITGQDDIFTVLQKYKDFCAQNNIQENHELIY; from the coding sequence TTGAAGTTAATTGACGAGACCGTTGTAAAATTAGCAGAAGCCTTTCAACTGCCTGAACGCATATTTAAAATAGATGATTTGCCATGGGTTCCTTTTGATAAAAATCATACCTGTTATTTCAAACCTTTACGTTTTGATCTGAGCACGGGAACATGGATTTATTTATTCAAAATAAAAAGCAATCAAGTGTTAGGCAAGCATAGGCATACCGGCGGATCTGTGATCGGGTATAACATTCAAGGGAAATGGCGATATGAGGGGCGCGATTGGGCAGCCACCCCGGGAACCTTTATTTATGAGCCGCCCGGAGATATTCATACGCTCACAACGGAAGACGAGGAAGTGCTGACGCTCTTTATATTAGGGGGAGCGCTCCAATACTTCGATGACAACGATGAGATTACCGGACAAGATGATATTTTCACTGTACTACAGAAGTATAAGGATTTTTGCGCACAAAATAATATACAGGAAAATCATGAGTTGATTTATTAA
- a CDS encoding GNAT family protein — protein sequence MTQHAKHIIEGNSVLLRPAKESDIEAYLTFLQDTEMNLLTGSQKAFTREEIEAWIRKISVINEDRFDSMIILKETGELLGEVVLNDMDTINRSANIRIGIQGTQHRGKGYGTEALLLMLRYGFQKLNLHRIHLGVYAFNPRAIHVYEKIGFHREGVERDALFMDGKFHDLITMSILEDEFDALYGA from the coding sequence ATGACACAACATGCAAAACACATCATTGAGGGAAATTCGGTATTATTGCGTCCAGCAAAGGAGTCCGATATAGAGGCTTATTTAACTTTTTTACAAGATACGGAGATGAACCTGCTGACAGGGTCACAAAAAGCTTTTACACGTGAGGAAATCGAAGCTTGGATTCGCAAAATTAGCGTCATAAACGAAGACCGATTTGATTCCATGATTATATTGAAGGAAACAGGAGAGCTGCTCGGCGAGGTTGTACTAAATGATATGGATACGATCAATCGCAGCGCGAATATACGTATCGGTATTCAAGGGACGCAGCATCGCGGCAAAGGTTATGGTACAGAAGCGCTGCTTCTCATGCTTAGATACGGCTTTCAAAAGTTGAATTTGCACCGAATCCATCTCGGCGTTTACGCTTTTAATCCGCGCGCCATCCATGTATATGAGAAGATCGGATTTCACCGCGAGGGAGTAGAGAGGGACGCTTTGTTTATGGATGGGAAGTTTCATGATCTCATTACAATGTCTATATTAGAGGATGAGTTCGACGCGCTATATGGAGCATAA
- a CDS encoding HD domain-containing phosphohydrolase, which yields MNEHLVHYLKLADAVIITDIEHHILAVNPSYEKVTGYSSQDIAGKKAGILRTSYTPKETHDQMKQALKQGLPWSGVLTNRRRDSSIWHSSITITPLQIEGVTYYIGIFRELEKLKSGFYLPEERIGSIQSSMLKVLAISCEIRDPGIEQHLVRVRDLTERLTHFHNERMQLCWTEEAVNRISHASILHDIGKSGIPEGILYKPGPLAYYERNIVEMHTQIGVDIIDKIYAELTDDLFKLELEMGKNIILYHHEKWDGTGYPHQLVGENIPIEARIVSVVDVYDALTSTRPYKEKWSEERALEYISEQRGLHFDPELVDSFLALHSNEM from the coding sequence ATGAATGAACACCTAGTCCATTACCTTAAACTAGCTGATGCTGTGATCATCACAGATATAGAACATCATATTCTTGCAGTCAATCCGTCCTACGAGAAGGTTACGGGCTACTCATCACAAGATATAGCAGGGAAAAAGGCTGGCATCCTGCGAACATCCTATACACCAAAGGAAACGCATGATCAGATGAAGCAAGCTCTTAAACAAGGCTTGCCATGGTCAGGCGTACTAACAAATCGGCGAAGAGACAGCAGCATTTGGCATTCCTCCATTACCATAACACCTCTGCAAATCGAAGGGGTAACCTATTATATCGGTATTTTTCGTGAGCTGGAGAAGTTAAAGAGCGGCTTCTATTTACCAGAGGAGCGCATCGGCTCCATTCAAAGCTCGATGCTTAAGGTGCTCGCCATTTCTTGTGAAATTCGTGATCCGGGCATCGAGCAGCATCTCGTCCGTGTGCGGGATTTAACGGAACGGCTCACTCACTTCCATAATGAACGCATGCAATTATGCTGGACGGAGGAAGCAGTGAACCGCATTTCGCATGCGAGCATTTTGCACGATATCGGCAAATCAGGAATTCCGGAGGGCATTCTATATAAGCCGGGTCCTCTCGCTTATTACGAACGAAACATTGTTGAGATGCACACCCAAATTGGCGTTGATATCATTGATAAAATTTATGCTGAGCTTACAGATGATTTATTTAAGCTTGAGCTCGAAATGGGTAAAAATATTATTTTATACCATCATGAAAAATGGGACGGCACCGGCTACCCGCATCAGCTTGTCGGAGAAAACATTCCTATTGAAGCACGTATCGTCAGCGTCGTTGATGTTTATGATGCATTGACCAGCACTCGTCCCTACAAAGAAAAATGGTCCGAAGAACGGGCGCTGGAATATATTAGTGAACAGCGCGGGCTGCATTTTGACCCTGAGCTCGTTGACTCCTTCCTTGCGCTCCATTCTAACGAGATGTAG